One region of Candidatus Aegiribacteria sp. genomic DNA includes:
- a CDS encoding DUF503 family protein: MKYYIGLIRAELFFRGCRTLKDRRGHLRSLKDHLSNTGFSVAQIGPVNLIQRSCLTAVCVSGSKTGVKRMLEHAEKLMYSPEWELIVLETDILGDNEVLPEWEQI; the protein is encoded by the coding sequence CTGAAATACTATATTGGTCTGATTCGAGCTGAACTGTTCTTTCGGGGCTGCAGAACCCTGAAAGACAGAAGAGGACATCTTCGCTCCTTAAAAGATCACCTCTCCAATACAGGCTTCTCTGTCGCCCAGATCGGTCCTGTGAATCTTATTCAACGCTCATGTCTTACCGCTGTTTGCGTTTCAGGCAGTAAAACCGGAGTAAAAAGAATGCTGGAACATGCAGAAAAGCTCATGTACAGCCCCGAATGGGAACTTATAGTATTAGAAACGGATATACTTGGTGATAATGAGGTTTTACCTGAATGGGAGCAGATATGA